The following are encoded in a window of Lactobacillus panisapium genomic DNA:
- a CDS encoding DUF3427 domain-containing protein, giving the protein MNEPLQDAILNGLYDQSYPGHELLSPKLLQNNQNDNIWLTLRQELLSCRSFTWAVAFITQDMLVPLKVVLADLARKNVSGTLITGDYLAFNNPRVFHELMKITNLTVKIAPNTGFHAKGYLFDHENWETLVIGSANFTRAALLSNYEWALKVSSKENAALTEQIKQQLEQLDETSQPLTTAWLSEYEANWVSPKPNAIQTRFTPTKIQKITPNQMQKEALKELTGLIASGQKRGLIVSATGTGKTYLGAFAVKDFHPKKFLYVVHREQIAKKALESFYQVIGGDRKDYGLLTGHKHQLERKYVFATVQTLSQPEMLANLSATEFDYILIDEAHRAAAPSYQRVFAKFTPQFWLGMTATPERMDDQDVYQLFDYNLAYEIRLRGALENKMLAPFHYVGVEDYEVDGESIDETTNLRRLLAPKRVDYVLKQLDYYGYCGKQAKGLIFCSRQEEARELAQIFTAKNHPAIALTNEDSEKRRMQVVKQLEQGNIEYIVTVDLFNEGIDIPALNQIIMLRNTQSSIVFIQQLGRGLRKYPGKDYVTVIDFIGNYKNNYLIPISLNQDNSRDLDKAREESKLPGFIDVSTINFSQVASAKILASLDRIKLDSMKELRQSYLDLKEKIGRPPLLLDFYHYGSTSPMVFANNHALKHYGQFLVKMGEPVALNKEQSAILSFVTKELLNGKRPHELVLLQLLLEKDKVTQSEFEEALAKYNAYINPAVLNSVEDILTLSFFDIKQGKTTKKEQYGNHALIERPDLFTYLLAPELKQALHDSQDFYRLFLDAVKTGLALNRDYDNQEQFTLYQQYDRKDACRLLNWPKDVSAPMYGYRVDKNETPIFITYKKDSAKKRSALYHNTLEDGRSLRWYTRSPRHLDSDEVKRLLNTPDMKLHIFVKKSDAIGKQFFYLGQANIQKETVKEEQLGPKKKATVGMNLLLNKPLRAKMYELLFAD; this is encoded by the coding sequence ATGAATGAACCACTGCAAGATGCCATACTTAATGGTCTCTATGATCAATCATACCCTGGCCATGAGCTTCTCAGTCCTAAATTGTTGCAGAATAATCAAAACGACAACATTTGGTTAACCTTGCGGCAGGAACTGCTCAGTTGCCGCTCATTCACATGGGCAGTTGCATTTATCACACAGGATATGCTCGTCCCCTTAAAAGTCGTTTTGGCGGATTTGGCACGAAAAAATGTTTCCGGGACCTTAATTACGGGTGATTATTTAGCTTTTAATAATCCCCGCGTTTTTCATGAATTAATGAAAATTACTAATCTGACGGTTAAAATTGCCCCTAATACGGGCTTTCACGCAAAAGGCTATCTTTTTGATCATGAGAATTGGGAAACTCTTGTCATAGGTAGCGCCAATTTCACGCGAGCAGCTCTTCTTAGTAATTATGAGTGGGCGCTAAAAGTCAGTTCGAAAGAAAATGCAGCTTTAACTGAGCAAATTAAGCAGCAATTAGAGCAACTTGATGAAACTAGCCAGCCATTAACTACTGCTTGGTTAAGTGAATACGAAGCTAACTGGGTTAGCCCTAAGCCAAATGCTATTCAGACTCGCTTTACCCCAACAAAAATACAGAAGATAACCCCGAATCAGATGCAAAAAGAGGCTCTAAAGGAGCTAACGGGCTTAATTGCTTCGGGACAAAAGCGAGGATTGATTGTTTCGGCGACCGGTACCGGTAAGACATATTTGGGAGCTTTTGCAGTCAAGGATTTTCATCCTAAGAAATTTTTGTATGTGGTACACCGGGAACAAATTGCCAAGAAGGCATTAGAAAGTTTTTACCAGGTAATTGGCGGTGATCGCAAAGATTATGGTCTATTGACAGGGCACAAGCACCAACTTGAACGAAAGTATGTTTTTGCCACTGTCCAAACTTTAAGCCAGCCCGAAATGCTCGCTAATTTAAGTGCAACGGAATTTGATTATATTCTAATTGATGAAGCCCACCGGGCAGCGGCTCCCAGCTATCAGCGGGTCTTTGCTAAATTTACGCCGCAGTTTTGGCTGGGGATGACGGCTACGCCCGAACGAATGGATGACCAGGATGTTTACCAGTTATTTGATTATAATTTAGCTTATGAAATTCGGCTCCGTGGCGCGTTAGAAAATAAGATGCTTGCACCATTTCATTATGTTGGGGTAGAAGACTATGAAGTAGATGGGGAAAGCATTGATGAAACGACTAATTTGCGTAGGCTCCTTGCGCCTAAGCGAGTTGATTACGTACTAAAGCAGCTCGATTATTATGGTTATTGCGGTAAGCAGGCTAAAGGCCTGATTTTTTGCAGTAGGCAGGAAGAGGCCCGCGAATTAGCGCAGATTTTTACGGCTAAAAACCATCCGGCAATTGCCCTGACTAATGAAGATAGTGAAAAGCGGCGAATGCAGGTAGTTAAGCAGCTCGAGCAAGGAAACATTGAATATATCGTTACTGTTGATCTTTTTAACGAGGGAATTGATATTCCGGCACTGAATCAAATAATTATGTTGCGCAATACCCAGTCTAGTATTGTTTTTATTCAACAGTTAGGCCGAGGATTGCGTAAATATCCGGGCAAGGACTACGTAACTGTCATTGACTTTATTGGTAATTATAAAAACAATTATTTAATTCCAATTTCTTTAAATCAAGATAATAGTCGAGACCTGGACAAGGCACGTGAGGAAAGCAAACTACCAGGATTTATTGATGTTTCAACTATTAACTTCAGCCAGGTGGCTTCGGCAAAGATTTTAGCTTCGCTAGATCGCATTAAACTTGATAGTATGAAAGAATTGCGTCAGTCATATTTGGATTTAAAGGAAAAAATTGGGCGACCACCGCTTTTGCTTGATTTTTATCATTATGGTTCAACCTCGCCAATGGTTTTTGCTAATAATCATGCCTTAAAACACTACGGCCAATTTCTAGTAAAAATGGGTGAACCGGTTGCCTTGAATAAAGAACAAAGTGCTATTTTATCTTTTGTTACGAAAGAATTACTCAATGGCAAGAGACCGCATGAATTAGTTTTATTACAATTATTATTAGAAAAAGACAAGGTAACTCAGTCAGAATTTGAAGAAGCGTTAGCTAAATATAATGCATATATTAATCCTGCAGTACTCAACTCCGTTGAAGATATTTTGACATTAAGCTTTTTTGACATTAAGCAGGGTAAAACGACCAAAAAAGAGCAGTATGGCAATCACGCTTTAATCGAACGCCCAGATTTGTTTACTTATCTGCTCGCACCTGAATTGAAACAAGCGCTACATGATAGTCAAGATTTTTACCGGCTGTTTTTGGATGCAGTTAAAACAGGCTTGGCGCTTAACCGAGACTATGATAACCAAGAGCAATTTACGCTTTATCAGCAATATGATCGTAAAGATGCTTGCCGCCTATTGAACTGGCCTAAGGATGTTTCGGCCCCAATGTATGGCTACCGGGTTGATAAAAATGAAACCCCAATTTTCATCACTTATAAGAAAGATTCTGCCAAAAAGCGAAGTGCTTTGTACCATAATACGCTTGAAGATGGACGCTCTTTGCGATGGTATACGCGCTCGCCAAGGCACCTGGATTCTGATGAAGTAAAGCGATTGTTAAATACGCCCGACATGAAATTACACATTTTTGTTAAAAAAAGTGATGCAATCGGTAAGCAGTTTTTCTATTTGGGCCAAGCTAATATTCAAAAAGAAACGGTTAAAGAAGAGCAGCTGGGACCAAAGAAAAAAGCAACTGTGGGGATGAACCTGCTGCTTAATAAACCACTACGAGCTAAAATGTACGAATTATTATTTGCAGACTAA
- a CDS encoding serine hydrolase domain-containing protein, translating to MKHKFFTLATALMLGASAPLATGAITVQAATTTTQNSQTEMYNFVRNTFKKHHVRGVVTVVKNGVPQTISYGYAWYGKRIGNGNPKVTYPTASLQKVITAAIIVQLINETKNTDKAFNQNTKISRWYPNLKNANNISVGNLMTHTSGITAAKTEINRGIVYSEADALDWVVKNINNSPSDNVGTYHYNNSNFILLTGIIRQITGLSYEQNIQTRIIQKLGLKNTYLYQNIPKGITDPISYYSNGGKNYQNANYIKASLASQIPGAGNLFTTPDEYYRIQVGLSDGSILDKSDFHYLTHLNSKITEYCGGMYLKQNESLKSAYGSFYGMHFGTWVQLTTDNQNGIVMFLNQTNDNENAEKDVGYEILQHIKPNTFVSR from the coding sequence TTGAAACATAAATTTTTCACTCTTGCTACCGCTTTGATGCTTGGAGCCTCAGCTCCATTAGCAACTGGGGCAATCACAGTGCAGGCAGCAACTACAACCACGCAAAACAGTCAAACAGAAATGTATAATTTTGTTAGAAACACTTTCAAAAAGCACCACGTAAGAGGCGTCGTTACCGTCGTCAAAAACGGCGTTCCGCAAACAATTAGTTACGGTTATGCCTGGTATGGCAAACGAATAGGCAATGGTAACCCCAAGGTCACTTATCCAACAGCTTCTTTACAAAAAGTAATCACCGCTGCAATCATTGTCCAGCTAATTAACGAAACCAAAAATACTGACAAGGCATTTAACCAAAACACTAAAATTTCACGTTGGTACCCTAACTTGAAAAATGCCAATAATATTTCTGTTGGCAATTTAATGACGCATACATCTGGCATCACAGCTGCTAAAACAGAAATAAACCGGGGAATTGTTTATTCAGAAGCAGACGCTCTTGATTGGGTCGTTAAAAATATCAATAATTCGCCTTCCGATAATGTTGGAACTTATCATTACAACAACAGCAATTTTATTTTGTTAACTGGAATTATTCGCCAAATTACCGGACTATCTTATGAACAAAACATCCAAACCAGAATAATTCAAAAATTAGGTCTTAAGAATACTTACCTTTACCAGAACATCCCTAAAGGAATAACAGATCCTATTTCTTATTATTCAAATGGCGGGAAAAATTATCAAAATGCCAATTACATCAAAGCAAGCCTCGCCTCGCAAATACCGGGAGCCGGCAACTTATTTACTACGCCAGATGAATACTACCGCATTCAAGTTGGGTTAAGCGACGGTTCAATTTTAGATAAAAGTGATTTTCACTATTTGACACACTTAAACAGCAAAATCACTGAGTATTGCGGGGGAATGTATCTCAAGCAAAACGAATCGCTAAAAAGCGCATACGGAAGTTTCTACGGTATGCACTTTGGCACGTGGGTACAATTGACTACCGATAATCAAAATGGCATCGTCATGTTTTTAAATCAAACTAATGATAATGAAAATGCCGAAAAAGATGTTGGTTACGAAATCCTTCAACATATTAAGCCAAATACATTTGTCTCACGTTAA
- a CDS encoding LysR family transcriptional regulator: MKDPEILQHYIDVLLKESNFTRAAHELYISQPYLTQLIKRLERKLGAKIINRETIPFTLTEAGIIYYQYLETAISNNQTLIEQLTPFSMPNKEVIRIGVLESLGTFLLPALLPDFLAKNPNIKIQLSETYPRKNETKLLNEEIDCYLGQTPESLNHGIDFYVNGGENYYVIISPKSPYFKKGRFILEPNEYDIKDILQEPFVVSSANSAIRRQVNGAFQKFHVKPNIVLESSSILTTTNLAIKGVGLTISAASIIKRMAQTPINLLPLDNNLIQIKYFIAVKHRSHQTEGLQRLITAFTDLKIQPSIK; this comes from the coding sequence ATGAAAGATCCAGAAATATTACAGCATTATATCGATGTCTTGTTAAAAGAAAGCAACTTTACCCGAGCTGCACACGAGTTATACATTTCTCAGCCATATCTAACACAATTAATTAAGAGGCTAGAGCGCAAATTAGGGGCCAAAATAATTAATCGTGAAACAATACCGTTTACATTAACTGAAGCTGGCATTATTTATTACCAATATCTCGAAACGGCTATTTCTAATAATCAGACTTTAATTGAGCAATTAACCCCATTTTCCATGCCTAATAAGGAAGTAATTCGAATTGGTGTATTAGAAAGCTTAGGAACTTTTCTTTTGCCAGCACTTCTACCAGATTTTTTAGCCAAAAATCCCAACATCAAAATTCAATTGTCTGAAACTTATCCTCGTAAAAATGAAACCAAACTTTTAAATGAAGAAATTGATTGTTATCTAGGACAAACACCAGAATCACTCAATCATGGAATAGATTTTTACGTCAATGGCGGCGAAAATTATTACGTCATCATATCGCCAAAGTCGCCTTATTTTAAAAAGGGGCGCTTTATTTTAGAACCTAACGAATATGATATTAAAGATATTCTCCAGGAGCCATTCGTTGTTAGTTCTGCCAATTCAGCAATTAGACGGCAAGTAAATGGGGCCTTTCAAAAATTTCACGTTAAACCAAACATTGTCTTAGAAAGCAGCAGCATTTTAACAACCACTAACTTAGCAATCAAAGGTGTAGGATTAACTATTTCTGCGGCCAGTATTATTAAGCGAATGGCCCAAACCCCCATTAATCTACTTCCGCTTGACAATAACTTAATTCAAATTAAATATTTTATTGCCGTTAAGCATAGATCCCATCAAACTGAGGGCCTGCAAAGATTAATTACGGCATTTACCGATCTTAAAATTCAACCCAGCATCAAGTAG
- a CDS encoding alpha-glucoside-specific PTS transporter subunit IIBC: protein MKEKLQKFGGAMFTPVMLLSFSGIILAITIIFQNPIIMGSIANEGTVWYRIWSVVSAGMWTVFNNLELLFVIALPIGLATKSLARVSMESFVVYMSFNYFIGAILTNFGKFFGIDFSVDPIEGSGLKLIGGIKTLDTGLVGAIIIALLVVYLHDHFFDKKVPDWLAMFNGSSLVVFLGMMCSIVIALIFCFIWPVFQKGMGSIQHFFVASGGFGIWCYTLLERLLLPTGLHHLLTQPFSYGPVIVNGGITTYWLDHLVKFSQTTTPLAKLFPGAAFKLYGHNKIFGAPGVAAALYFAAKPENKKKTAALVVPAAISAIIGGITEPLEFTFLFVSPPLYVVYAILCATLSWAEYAIGTRGDFTSGLITWLAKNWIPLWQNHHNEYIKQIIVGLIFTFIFFIVMYFLIIKFDIKTPGRQDSGETKLYTKKDYKEKKSSGKAATNKLSSFETKAQAYLDGLGGKENIISVTNCATRLRTTVKDPSLVKDDDYFRDNGAIAVIRKDDNIQVVVGTSVPQVKDAFDKLL, encoded by the coding sequence TTGAAAGAAAAACTACAAAAATTTGGTGGCGCTATGTTTACACCCGTAATGTTATTATCTTTTTCAGGTATTATTCTGGCAATCACCATTATTTTTCAAAATCCTATCATTATGGGATCAATTGCAAATGAAGGTACTGTGTGGTACCGCATATGGAGCGTGGTTAGCGCCGGAATGTGGACAGTATTCAATAACCTAGAATTACTTTTTGTTATTGCGCTACCAATTGGATTAGCAACAAAATCTTTAGCACGAGTTAGCATGGAGTCTTTTGTTGTCTACATGTCATTCAATTATTTTATTGGAGCTATTTTAACTAATTTTGGCAAATTTTTTGGAATAGACTTTTCAGTTGACCCCATTGAGGGTTCAGGTCTAAAACTAATTGGCGGAATTAAAACTCTAGACACTGGTTTAGTGGGTGCCATTATTATAGCGCTACTAGTTGTTTATCTTCATGACCACTTTTTTGATAAAAAAGTTCCAGATTGGTTAGCTATGTTTAACGGCTCGTCACTTGTTGTCTTCTTAGGTATGATGTGCTCAATTGTAATAGCACTTATTTTTTGTTTTATCTGGCCTGTATTTCAAAAAGGAATGGGCTCTATTCAGCATTTTTTTGTAGCTAGTGGCGGTTTTGGCATTTGGTGCTATACGTTATTAGAGAGACTTTTACTTCCAACCGGATTACACCACTTATTAACTCAGCCGTTTTCATATGGCCCAGTCATTGTAAATGGCGGAATCACAACCTATTGGCTTGACCATTTAGTCAAATTTAGCCAAACTACTACCCCTTTGGCTAAGCTGTTTCCAGGTGCTGCCTTTAAATTATATGGTCACAATAAAATTTTCGGAGCTCCAGGCGTAGCAGCAGCGTTATATTTTGCTGCTAAACCGGAAAACAAGAAGAAAACAGCAGCTTTAGTTGTGCCAGCAGCAATTTCAGCCATTATTGGTGGCATTACCGAACCACTAGAATTTACATTTTTGTTTGTTTCACCACCGTTATATGTGGTGTACGCTATTCTTTGTGCAACCCTATCATGGGCAGAATATGCTATTGGAACTCGGGGTGATTTTACCAGTGGTCTAATTACATGGTTAGCGAAGAACTGGATTCCCTTATGGCAAAATCATCATAACGAATATATTAAGCAAATTATCGTTGGATTAATTTTTACCTTTATTTTCTTTATTGTAATGTACTTTTTAATTATAAAATTTGATATTAAAACACCTGGTCGGCAAGACAGTGGCGAAACAAAACTTTATACTAAAAAAGACTATAAAGAAAAAAAGAGTTCTGGTAAGGCAGCAACAAATAAACTTTCTTCCTTTGAAACTAAAGCACAAGCTTACCTTGATGGATTAGGCGGTAAAGAAAATATCATAAGTGTAACAAATTGTGCCACCCGTTTACGAACAACGGTGAAGGATCCTTCTTTAGTAAAGGATGACGATTATTTCCGCGATAATGGTGCAATTGCAGTCATTCGAAAAGACGACAATATTCAGGTAGTTGTGGGCACAAGCGTTCCACAAGTGAAAGATGCTTTTGATAAGCTCTTATAA
- a CDS encoding exodeoxyribonuclease III gives MILISWNIDSLNAALTGTSSRAVETRKVLEKIHEQNADIIAIQETKLRSTGPTKKHLEVLTNEFPEYEIVWRSSEEPARKGYAGTMYLYKKDLEPTVTFPEIGAPEPMDQEGRIITLEFPAYFVTQVYTPNSGNGLKRLSERQVWDEKYIAYLKQLDKQKPVLACGDYNCAHEEIDLKHPETNHHSAGFTDEEREDFTQLLNAGFTDSFRKINGDVEGVYSWWAQRVRTAKANNSGWRIDYWITSNRIADKVTRSEMMDTGVRADHCPILLDIDL, from the coding sequence ATGATCTTAATTTCGTGGAATATTGATTCACTGAATGCTGCGTTAACGGGGACTTCTTCTAGGGCTGTAGAAACACGGAAAGTTTTAGAAAAAATCCATGAGCAAAACGCGGATATTATTGCAATTCAAGAAACTAAACTTCGGTCAACAGGACCAACAAAAAAGCATTTAGAAGTGTTAACAAACGAGTTTCCGGAATATGAAATTGTATGGCGTTCATCAGAAGAGCCCGCTCGTAAAGGCTATGCTGGTACGATGTACTTATATAAAAAGGACTTAGAGCCGACGGTTACTTTTCCTGAAATTGGTGCACCAGAACCAATGGACCAGGAAGGCAGAATCATTACGCTAGAATTTCCCGCTTATTTTGTTACACAAGTTTACACGCCTAATTCAGGAAACGGGTTGAAACGTCTAAGTGAACGACAAGTTTGGGATGAAAAATACATCGCTTATTTGAAGCAGCTGGATAAGCAAAAACCGGTGTTAGCTTGTGGCGATTATAACTGTGCTCATGAAGAAATTGACCTGAAGCACCCCGAAACAAATCATCACTCTGCTGGTTTTACTGATGAAGAGCGTGAAGATTTCACCCAGCTTCTTAATGCTGGTTTTACTGACTCTTTTAGAAAAATCAATGGTGACGTTGAAGGCGTTTATTCTTGGTGGGCGCAAAGAGTTAGGACAGCGAAGGCTAATAACTCAGGCTGGAGAATCGATTATTGGATTACAAGCAATCGAATTGCCGATAAGGTGACTCGCTCAGAAATGATGGATACTGGTGTACGTGCAGACCACTGTCCAATATTGTTAGATATTGACTTGTAA
- the treR gene encoding trehalose operon repressor yields the protein MTDSKATLIAQDIAEKIRHKQFKVGSFLPSENQLTKLYGTSRETVRKALEQLNSLGMIQKIQGKGSMVLDLGRYSFPISGIESFAELNKSLGMNAETKVLNLTKTKMLPGLFAEKFPQEKQNEGIYLERLRLLANEPAVLDCDFLFTPPIAELPLSAAQNSIYQYLENDLGLEVSYATKTITVEKATENLRRKLALENDMVVLVASRSFLSDTTPFQLTLSFHNPAKFKFVDFARRQNIKPQ from the coding sequence ATGACAGATTCAAAAGCAACCTTAATTGCCCAAGATATTGCAGAAAAAATCCGGCATAAGCAATTTAAAGTAGGTAGTTTCCTTCCAAGTGAAAATCAGTTGACTAAGCTATACGGCACTTCACGCGAAACGGTGAGAAAGGCATTAGAGCAACTTAATTCTTTAGGAATGATTCAAAAAATTCAGGGAAAAGGCTCAATGGTGTTAGATTTGGGCAGGTATTCGTTTCCTATTTCTGGGATTGAAAGCTTTGCTGAGCTTAATAAATCATTGGGAATGAACGCTGAAACCAAAGTTTTAAATTTGACTAAAACCAAAATGCTACCTGGTCTATTTGCAGAGAAATTTCCCCAAGAAAAGCAAAATGAGGGAATATATCTTGAGCGGCTGCGTTTACTAGCAAATGAACCAGCTGTTTTGGACTGTGATTTTTTATTTACACCCCCAATTGCTGAATTACCGCTATCGGCAGCCCAAAATTCAATTTATCAATATCTTGAAAACGACTTGGGGTTAGAAGTTTCTTATGCCACTAAGACAATTACGGTTGAAAAAGCAACTGAAAATCTTCGGCGAAAGCTAGCACTTGAAAATGATATGGTTGTTTTAGTAGCAAGTCGCAGCTTTTTAAGCGATACAACGCCGTTTCAATTGACCCTGTCCTTTCACAACCCAGCAAAATTCAAATTCGTTGATTTTGCACGCAGGCAGAATATTAAGCCGCAATAA
- the treC gene encoding alpha,alpha-phosphotrehalase — translation MTALGKKVIYQIYPKSFYDSNNDGIGDLRGIIAKIDYIKKLNVDMIWFNPFFVSPQNDNGYDVADYYKIDPLFGTMADFEELVAKLKEINVGIMLDMVLNHCSTSNEWFQKALAGDKKYQDYFYLRKAKKDGSLPTNWQSKFGGPAWSKFGQTDYYYLHLYDPSQADLDWHNPEVRKEAAKVVNFWRGKGVQGFRFDVINVTGKAETLVDSTNPVEEKALYTDTPVVHQYLKELNRASFGQDQNSVTVGEMSSTTIENSIEYTKPSEHELSMVFNFHHLKVDYQNGQKWTKEPFDFMQLKQIFTSWQEKMDEGGGWNALFWNNHDQPMAINRFGATGKYRVKSAEMLAAALHLMRGTPFIYMGEEIGAVNPTYSSMKDYVDIESINAFTELKKAGMSEQEAFEIVKTKSRDNSRTPMHWTKDQYAGFSKHKPWLMPTGQAEINVAQELKDGEIFNFYQKLIQLRKSEELISDGHIKMFLNNDPQVFAYVRYLQHQSQKIVVLSNFYGKKHEVELPDGLKNQQVEILLSNYAKTSSTLGEKISLRPYETLAVKLAK, via the coding sequence ATGACCGCTCTGGGAAAAAAAGTAATTTATCAAATCTATCCTAAGTCTTTCTATGATTCAAATAATGACGGGATTGGTGACCTTCGTGGCATTATTGCTAAGATTGATTACATTAAAAAATTAAATGTTGATATGATTTGGTTTAACCCCTTTTTTGTGTCACCACAAAATGATAATGGCTATGATGTAGCGGACTATTACAAGATTGATCCGCTATTTGGTACCATGGCCGACTTTGAAGAACTAGTTGCTAAGCTAAAAGAAATTAACGTTGGCATTATGCTGGATATGGTACTTAATCATTGCTCAACTTCTAATGAATGGTTTCAAAAGGCACTGGCAGGTGATAAAAAATATCAAGACTATTTTTATTTGCGTAAAGCCAAAAAAGATGGCAGCTTGCCAACTAATTGGCAAAGTAAATTCGGTGGCCCAGCTTGGAGCAAGTTTGGTCAAACGGATTATTATTATCTTCATCTTTATGATCCGAGCCAAGCTGACTTAGATTGGCATAATCCAGAAGTGAGAAAAGAAGCTGCCAAAGTAGTTAATTTTTGGCGAGGAAAAGGTGTGCAAGGATTCCGCTTTGATGTCATTAATGTCACCGGAAAAGCAGAAACGCTCGTTGATTCGACCAATCCGGTTGAAGAAAAAGCTTTATATACTGATACGCCCGTGGTTCATCAATATCTCAAGGAATTAAATCGAGCTAGCTTTGGTCAAGATCAAAATAGTGTTACTGTTGGTGAAATGTCATCGACAACTATCGAAAATTCGATTGAGTATACGAAACCAAGCGAGCATGAGTTATCGATGGTTTTTAATTTTCATCATTTAAAGGTCGATTATCAAAATGGCCAGAAATGGACAAAAGAACCATTTGACTTTATGCAATTAAAGCAAATTTTCACTTCGTGGCAGGAAAAAATGGACGAAGGAGGAGGCTGGAACGCACTCTTTTGGAATAATCATGACCAGCCAATGGCCATTAACCGGTTCGGGGCAACGGGCAAGTACCGTGTGAAATCTGCTGAGATGCTCGCTGCAGCCCTACATTTAATGCGTGGAACGCCATTTATTTATATGGGTGAAGAAATTGGGGCGGTCAACCCAACTTATTCGTCAATGAAAGACTATGTCGATATTGAGAGTATTAATGCATTTACCGAATTAAAAAAGGCCGGAATGAGTGAGCAAGAAGCCTTTGAGATTGTTAAAACAAAATCTCGCGATAATTCGCGGACACCAATGCATTGGACTAAAGATCAATATGCAGGTTTTAGCAAGCACAAGCCGTGGCTAATGCCAACAGGTCAAGCTGAAATTAACGTTGCACAAGAATTGAAAGATGGTGAAATCTTCAATTTTTACCAAAAGCTGATCCAATTGCGTAAGAGTGAGGAGTTAATTTCGGACGGACATATCAAAATGTTTTTAAACAATGATCCACAAGTTTTTGCTTATGTCCGTTATTTACAGCACCAGTCGCAAAAGATTGTTGTGCTCAGTAACTTTTATGGTAAAAAACATGAAGTGGAACTGCCAGACGGCTTGAAAAATCAGCAAGTCGAAATTTTGCTTAGTAATTATGCCAAGACTAGCTCTACTTTAGGGGAGAAAATTAGTCTTCGACCATATGAAACTTTGGCCGTTAAACTGGCAAAGTAA
- a CDS encoding D-2-hydroxyacid dehydrogenase has protein sequence MTKIYAYAIRKDEEPYVHEWKDAHPDVEVDYTDQLLTPETAELANGADGVVTYQQLDYKADTIEALDKLGIHNWSIRNVGIDNIDLKKAKELGFKLTNVPVYSPDAIAEHAAIQAARVLRQDKAMDEKLAKHDFRWAPTIGREVRDQTVGVIGTGHIGQVFMRIMEGFGAKVIAYDIFQNPILKKKGYYVDTLDELYAQSDVISLHVPDVPENIHMINDDSIKKMKDDVVIVNVSRGPLVDTDAIVRGLDSGKIFGFVMDTYEGEVGIFNEDFSNKELPDKRLADLIARPNVLVTPHTAFYTTHAVRNMVINSFDNNLKLINGEKPDTPVDLDKEF, from the coding sequence ATGACTAAAATTTATGCTTATGCGATTCGTAAAGACGAAGAGCCATATGTCCACGAGTGGAAAGACGCTCATCCAGATGTCGAAGTTGATTACACTGATCAACTTTTGACTCCAGAAACTGCTGAATTAGCTAACGGTGCTGATGGTGTTGTAACTTACCAACAATTAGACTATAAGGCAGATACCATTGAAGCTTTAGACAAGCTTGGTATTCACAACTGGTCAATTCGTAACGTTGGTATTGACAACATTGACTTGAAGAAAGCTAAAGAACTTGGCTTCAAGTTAACTAACGTACCAGTTTACTCACCAGATGCTATTGCTGAACACGCTGCTATTCAAGCTGCAAGAGTTTTGCGTCAAGACAAGGCAATGGATGAAAAACTTGCTAAGCACGACTTCCGTTGGGCACCTACAATTGGTCGTGAAGTTCGTGACCAAACTGTTGGTGTTATCGGTACTGGTCACATTGGTCAAGTATTTATGAGAATTATGGAAGGCTTTGGCGCTAAGGTTATCGCTTATGATATCTTCCAAAACCCTATTCTTAAGAAGAAGGGCTACTACGTTGATACTTTAGACGAACTTTATGCTCAATCTGATGTCATTTCACTTCACGTACCTGATGTTCCTGAAAACATCCACATGATCAATGACGACTCAATCAAGAAGATGAAAGACGACGTAGTTATCGTTAACGTATCACGTGGTCCACTTGTTGACACTGATGCTATTGTTCGTGGTCTTGATTCAGGTAAAATCTTCGGCTTTGTAATGGATACTTACGAAGGTGAAGTTGGTATCTTCAACGAAGATTTCAGCAACAAAGAATTGCCTGATAAGCGTTTAGCAGATTTAATTGCTCGTCCAAACGTTTTGGTAACTCCACACACAGCTTTCTACACAACACATGCTGTTCGTAACATGGTTATCAATTCATTTGACAACAACTTGAAGTTAATCAATGGTGAAAAACCTGATACTCCAGTTGATTTAGATAAAGAATTTTAA